A window of the Lactuca sativa cultivar Salinas chromosome 5, Lsat_Salinas_v11, whole genome shotgun sequence genome harbors these coding sequences:
- the LOC111892446 gene encoding uncharacterized protein LOC111892446, translating to MPTSVCAYKDRRVIIDTATGIIGKEDSRLVNPDTLFPVFSATKGVTTGMMHWLADKVKLKFDDNVANIWAEFGTNGKDQINEFRSEFSMSSSLSPDMLADFIPLSNTFNIRRAILPAINGHFSARALARYYAALVDGGAVPPRHYSTPPLLGSHPQSDKIDTKNFSSAKSKIHDAFLGRGDYGRYLILPNSKIGLGFWKANMIDGSLIGFGHVGVGGSTGYCDVNNRFSIALTLNKLSFGPLVAEIIKFVCSEFDLPLPEDYSGSSKFIKKPMIN from the exons ATGCCTACATCA GTTTGTGCCTACAAAGACAGGAGAGTGATCATTGATACTGCAACTGGAATCATAGGAAAAGAAGACTCTCGTCTTGTTAATCCCGATACCTTATTTCCTGTTTTTTCTGCAACTAAGGGTGTCACAACAGGAATGATGCATTGGCTAGCCGATAAAGT GAAACTAAAGTTTGATGATAATGTTGCAAACATTTGGGCGGAATTTGGTACAAATGGAAAAGATCAGATAAA TGAATTCAGGTCTGAGTTTTCCATGTCTTCTTCTCTCTCACCTGACATGCTTGCAGACTTTATTCCCTTATCCAACACCTTCAATATCCGTCGTGCCATACTACCAGCCATTAACGGACACTTCTCTGCCCGTGCTTTGGCTCGCTACTACGCCGCCCTCGTGGATGGTGGTGCAGTCCCTCCCCGCCATTACTCCACCCCCCCACTGCTCGGAAGCCACCCTCA AAGTGACAAGATCGATACGAAAAATTTTAGCAGCGCAAAATCAAAAATTCATGATGCGTTCTTGGGAAGAGGAGATTATGgacgt TATTTAATCCTCCCGAATAGTAAAATTGGGCTTGGATTTTGGAAGGCTAACATGATCGATGGTTCACTGATTGGGTTTGGTCACGTAGGTGTCGGTGGTTCGACGGGATACTGTGACGTAAACAATCGCTTTTCTATTGCGTTGACCCTAAACAAGCTCTCTTTTGGGCCTTTGGTGGCTGAGATAATCAAGTTTGTTTGCTCGGAATTTGATCTTCCTTTACCAGAAGATTATTCAGGATCTTCAAAGTTCATCAAGAAACCGATGATCAACTAA
- the LOC111892443 gene encoding ubiquitin carboxyl-terminal hydrolase 8-like, with protein sequence MYLSLPLPSTSLRTMTLTVVATDGNAQPNPVTVSVPKQGKFEDLVNDLRKKCSLGNHQTLMVAEVYNNHVIRFLGDPTESLSLIMDDDRLVAYKLQKDYHKFSYIVFVHHQIEK encoded by the exons ATGTATCTGTCATTACCCTTACCATCAACATCACTGAGGACGATGACTTTGACGGTTGTGGCCACCGATGGCAATGCCCAACCCAATCCCGTAACTGTTAGTGTTCCCAAGCAGGGAAAGTTTGAAGATCTTGTTAATGATTTGAGAAAAAAGTGCTCTTTAGGGAATCATCAAACCCTCATGGTGGCTGAG GTATACAACAATCATGTTATACGCTTTCTAGGGGACCCCACTGAATCGTTATCCTTAATTATGGATGATGACCGCCTTGTTGCTTATAAGTTACAAAAAGATTATCATAAATTTTCTTATATTGTTTTTGTTCATCACCAAATAGAAAAGTAA